The stretch of DNA CAGTGGGATCTAAGAGGTTAACAATGGAAGTTCCTGGTGATATGTggccagattgggtaaggacAAACACGAAGCTCATGCCTGAAGCCTTTTGCATACACAACTAAgggacctaatatctccttgtgatTCCTATATCCATGATTGCTATTCCCTGCAGTGAGCCTGTGCCTTCACTAAAAAAAGCACACGCTTTAACATCACTCATGCCCAAGTTCCTTCCAGGAAAAATTGGCAAAGAATCTCAAACCATGTCAAGCTTGGGCTATCATTAACTAAAATATCCTTAGCGTCAGTACTATTTTCGATTAGTATTGCTTGAGTAATCAGTCTTGCTAATAAAATCATTGGGATGATTTGCCTGGAGGAGCTACTACACCCAATAGTACAGAGGCACCTCAAATGACTATCAGTGGATAGTCATTTATCCAGCATGTGATTCAACACCTTTGCAGTTCAAGCACATTACATTCAATCCGGGCTGTGTGTGTTAGGTTTTGCATTCACACAAAACCAATCGtgacctcaagacatcccaaagaaaACACTTTTGGAGAAAAGTTCCAATTATGTAATGCAGAAAATGTCTTTGTGCACAGCCAGGCCCCactaacagcaatgaaataaaatgatcagataatctgttaaagtgatgttggctgagggataaatactggccaggagaCCAGGGAGAACTCCGCTGCTCTGGTTCAAACcaatgccattggatcttttgtatccacctgagagggagagaggggcctcagtttaatggctCATCCATAAAAAGGACttactctgacaatgcagcactcactcagtactccACTGGAGTACCAACCTAGACTTTATGCTCAATAGCAGAATTTGACAACTCAACCTTATGATTCAGGCAAGAGCGTTACCACTGAACCATGGTTGACACCTATAACATGTTTTCACAATTTAATACATTAATGGTGACATGCTCTTTAAGCATTAATATTTAATTGGTTTTATGCATATATATAAATTTGGTACAGCTGGTGTCAAGTGATGTAAAATACTATGACAATAATTGGTTGTGGCTAATGTTGATGGAATTCGCTTGCAGGGTTTTCATGTAATGAAGTCACATGCTAACTAATTCAATTTAGGGCCCTGATGAAAACAAAGTATAGAAACGCTTATTGAATTCATCCTTTGAACACCTGTCATAATATCCATAACCACGTTGGGTTTCTACATCAGAGTAGTAACAGTTTAGAAGACAATTGTGCTCCAACTTACAGTTGCATGTGTTCTTTCACAAAGTAAGAATTCAGTGTGAATTTAGTTAAATTTTGGATAAATATTGGTGACTTAGCTTAACACAATAACACAAGGCTCACAATTTCACAGAGCCTCGTAAAAGGGTCAAAGTTTATCTGTAAGAATGCTGATAAAGACACCTTTCCAGGGACAAGATTCTAATCGACTGAAAATTGAAGTATTCCAGAAAAAATTGAATCCCCGTGGAAGAGGCCATGTGACAGGCTTAAAGTCCCTCTCACCCTTTGCTCAAAACTTATTGTACTTCTAACATGCCCAGTTCTGATTAAAGGTCACAGACTCtgtttgtctccacagatgctgccataacctgctgagtatttccagcattttccaatttccagaatccgcagtattaTGCTTTGCAACTAAGGTAGATTCTCTCTAATGTGAAGACCCCTAAATTAGAACCCATGCCAATTCTCAGCAGGGTTGAGTTCCACTGGAACTAATGTGTGCGCACCCCTTTGCAAATGAACCAAAGGTTGTGCATAAGGACAGAGGAGTTAAGATGCATCCACAAATGCAGCACAATTTCCTGCTCAAATTGGAAACCAGTCAGATTCAAAGTCCAGCTCAAATTTAACCATGTTACTGCCCTCACAATCCCACAGAATTTTTCACCTACCTGTTCTAAAGCTTGAATTCTTGCCAGCAGCATTGAGTGCTCCTCTTGCAGAAGTTTCAGGGTCGCTTCTTTAGTGTGCAGCTCTCCCTTTAAGGTGAGTGAGAGCTGGGATTCCTCTTTAACCATGCCCTCCAAAGAAATCACTAATTGAGACTCTTTAGCAAGCTGAGTTTCCAGGGCTTTCTTCTCCTGCCGCATGGTTATTTCAACTTTTCTTATTCCACATTGCTTTTCTTCCAATGCCTCCTCAAGTTTTGTCCTAAGGCTCTTAACATTTACCTCAGAAATTTCAAATTCTTTCATTCGTTTTTTCAACTGTGTTTCAAGGTTTTGCTTTGCTACTTGACAGACAGACTCTTTGAACTTGAGCTCTTCAATCTTTTTGTTAAGCTCTGCTGTTACATTTGCTTGTTCTTTTTTCTTCAAAAGGCCAAGCTCATCAAACTCACTGATCTTCTTTTGAAGTTGCACCTCCAAGTTAGTTTTAGCAACTTCCAACTCTTTAATCCTATCTCTCTGACATTTTGTTTCAAACTTCACTTCCCTTTCAAATTTTTCAAGGCTAGAGCACTTTGTTTTCCAGCGATGTAGTTCTTCATTCATCCCACGTTGTTTGACACCCATTTCTTCATTACGTTGGGCCAGTCTTCTTTCAGTCTCTTCCATTTCTTTTAGTAAGGATTCCTGCTTGGAGATCCTTGCCTGTAATTTCTCCTCAGTTTCTTCTTTCATATTGATTAGCTTTTCCATGCGAGCTATCTTTTCCTGTAGGACTTTGGTCTCCCCTTCCTGCAGATCTTCCATCAGCTCTTCCAGCATCTTGCTTCTCTCTTGCAGcttcctttcagcttcatttTGTTGTCTTTGTTGCTCTCGCAACTGACCGACCTCTTCGTTCAAACTTTCAATTTCATCTTTGAAGTCTTCCAACTCTTTGTTTTTTTCATTCAATTCCATTTCAAACCTGCTTCTCATCTTCACAATGAACCCTGCCTTGTTTATTTCAGCCTCAGCCATTCTGCTCAGCTCAGCTTCAAGTTGCTTCTTTTCCTTAAGAATCTCCGGAGAAATGTGCTGCCTTTCGTGAAGTTGGCTCTCTGCATCCTTGATgcttttcttgagttcctccatctcctgcaAGGTCTCTTTTAAAGTTTTGTCTTTCTCTTCCACTTGTTTTCTTAGGTTTTTAATTTTGCCGTTTTGCTTACTTTCTACTCGTTTAAATTGCTCATTCAGCTGCTGCTCAAAATGTTCCCAATCTCGGACAGTTTTCTCCAGGTCTGAACATtgcttttttaattttaattcacTATCCACTCTCTCTTCCATGTCCATCTTTAATTTGGCAGTCTTCGATTCAAGACTAGTTCTGGACTCTTCCATATCCCCTATTTTCTGAAGCAAGTCTTTGTTAATTGCCTCGAGCTGGGAATGGGCTTCATCTCGCTCTTTGATCTCATCAAGCAACATTTTAATTTGCTCCTGGTACTCTTCCTCCGAACTTTCTTTTTCCTTCTGTAACTGCTCGACTTGGCTGTACCTCTCCTCTAGCTTGCTTTCGACGTCTTCTTTCTGCTTGGTCAATTGATCCAATTTGGCACAGCGCAAGCTAAGCAGCCTCTGATTCTCCTGGTTTTGCAATAGTTGCCCTTGAAGCTCTTTGACTGTTTCCATTAGTTCCTTCTCACTCATTTCTTTGATCTTTAAAAGCCCTTCTAAATTTTTGACACTTTGAAGTAGCTCTGTTTTGGCACCATGTTTACCTTCAGCCTCCTCATCGCTGCTGCGAGAATCCAATGAATCCAGTTCCCTCACTGAAGCCAGTTTGCCTTTAAGGGCATCACATTCAAATCGAAGTTGATGATATGAAAGCTCCATCTCATTGAACTTTTTTCTTAAAGTCACTGATTCTTCTGTCCTTTTCTCCAGCTTAACCTCGTACTCTTTCAATTTCTCTTCTAATATCTGCTGATTGTCCACAGCTTCCTTTCCTTTGAATTCTGGCTCTGCTAAGCTTTGGGAATTCtgtaattttaaaatataatCTTCAAGTTCTGCTATTCTGTCACCTCTGTGTTGGTTTTCTTCTTTTAATTTTATCAGTTGCTCTGCTAAAGTTTGGTTATTTAAATCTGTCGACAGCTCCCCTGGAAAAGACTCAAAATGTTCTCTTCTCTTAGGTTCTGTGGGAGTCATCAGTTCTCTGTGTTGCTCCTCAGAAATGTATGGCTCCTTTAATTGCGCCCTCCTCCTGTGTTCGGCATGTTGCCCTTTCTCCTTATCACTCTGCACTTTTATAAGTTTGCTCCCCATCATTTCTGAATCATTCAGGTATTTTAAATTTTTGTCTAATTCCAGATTGTTTAAAATCAAATCGTTGTCAGAATGATCTTCCTCCTCAGTAAATAGGTATAtattggatagttttgaatggCATCTTCCAATGTGGACGTAATGTGTGCACGTGGGTCTATTTTCTGCTTGTGTTCTAGTTTGTCTTTTGTAGAAGCTCGGAAGTTGGTCAATGCCTCCACATCAATGTATTCTTTTTGTTTTGTACACTTTGAAATTTGCTCTGTCAGCTTAGTTTTATCTTCTGTGAGCTCTCTTGCAGTCTAATGACAAAGATAACGTAAAAGGGCAGGTGAAAGGGCCATTAAACAGAAGTCAAATCATTAAGAAATCCAGTTTTCTTACAAAGCTACACAGATATTTTTCTCTTCAGAATCAAGTTTATAGCCCAAGTTCATTAACTTTTCTTGTCCACACCTACTGATGACACTAACTCATGGTGGGTTGCTCTCCAGGTGTTCACCATAGTTCTTATTCTTTAGATGTGGGCACGTAAGTTGAGCATCCATAAGCTATTTAACCATGGGAGTTCTCACAGCTGAGCCTGTTCCTGTTCTTCCctatattgggtggaatttactGGAGCCTGCTGGAGTGGGCAAGCTGACTgccaggcctggagatttgtgtgtgggactctccaggcAACAGGAAAATTATTCCAGATTTAGTTAGCAGGGTCCGATGTGGATAACTCATCCGCTATCAGTGTGAAGGTAACTGGCCCACTTAAATCCAATTATCCCTGAGCCTGCCAGGAGATGCTGGTGGCTGAGGGATTAACCAAGACTCACGCAGGTCTCCCTTGTCTCCAGATAGCTGCCCAGCAAACCCTATCAGGCTTGCCAGCAGCCTATCAAGGGTAGCAGGAGGTCATCATTCACAGGCACTCAAAGTCTGATTGAGGGACCTTCATTGGGAAAAGGAGGGCCCTGCTTAAAGCCACCTTCCTGCCTTTGGTTCCAACTGCCCTCCCCATGACCCCCATTTACCTCTCTCCAGAGATCCAGCCTCTGATTCGCTGGTAGCTCTCGAGGGGTGGGATTTCACCCCTCCTGGGAACCTAATCCAATGGGAGTTCTGATGCTATCTAGGTTGGCACCTCCTTACCTGGTAATTGTGTTGGGCCTCCCAGTGAATGGCGAGTTGGAGGTTCCCATCAGTTCTCCAAACACTGGGTGGGGCCCCTGTTGCCAAAattaaattccgcccattgtgtgTAATTTTGGGCATCACACTCTAGAAAGGATGCCAACACCTTGGAGAAATGTGGAGGTTTACGAGCATGATACTGGGCATGTGGGGGGTTCAATTATCTGGAGAGATGAGGTAAATTGATTATTCTCCTTCAAGCAGAGCTTAAGGGGATATGTAAAAGAGGactttaaaattatggaaggcACTTAATAAATTAGGAGAAATTGTATCCACAGGCAGGAGGGTTGGGAACAGactggacacagatttaaggtagcgGGCAAAAGaaaagtggtggggggtgggggagatggtgggtgatttttaatgcagcgagttgttataatctggaatgcactgccttagcAGGTGCTGGAAGCAGGTGAAATATTAACATTCTAACGGAATTGGATGTactcttaaaaataaaaaaaaagacttgcagggttctggggaaagaggaggagatgaggactagcaggaaagctctttcaaagaagccCACAGAGTTCTGTGAATCTATAATACATGCAGTGAGTAGCATTAACAGTGTGGCCTATTACCCTTTCTGTAAAGAGAATTGCAGTGCTCTCCCTGCTGTGTCATTACAGAGTGGGCATTCAGCTGTATGATTTGATACCACACTGGAAATTGCATTTATCCACTGAACCATCAGAATGATTTGTGTTCCTTTTTTCATATTACAACATGTTTATTAGATCTTTTAAAAAAGGCCTAGCTAGAGGCAGTGACAAAGTCTGCTACTCATACAAGCAGAATTAAAAGTACATTAAGTGGAAGTGCCACATATTTATCTCTGGACTAATAAAATATCAAAAATGCCCTGTAATAAACACCAATGGAGCTGATTGTTTATAATCAATGATAGGCTTCATTTACCTAGCCTGAAAATGGCTAGGTTACCAAAAAATCTTAAACATTATGGCCTGAATCTTACCCTTGGGACGCGCCCAAGGTCAGCGCAGCCGGAAGCGTTTCCAAAGAGTCTTTCAAAAGTGGACTTTCCACTCCCGACTGCCTGCCCACTCCAAACATTTCATAGCATGGGCAGTATGAAATACGGGTCAATTGGCTTGGGTAACAAGCTCACTTGCCCAT from Carcharodon carcharias isolate sCarCar2 chromosome 1, sCarCar2.pri, whole genome shotgun sequence encodes:
- the LOC121269738 gene encoding paramyosin-like; its protein translation is MGSKLIKVQSDKEKGQHAEHRRRAQLKEPYISEEQHRELMTPTEPKRREHFESFPGELSTDLNNQTLAEQLIKLKEENQHRGDRIAELEDYILKLQNSQSLAEPEFKGKEAVDNQQILEEKLKEYEVKLEKRTEESVTLRKKFNEMELSYHQLRFECDALKGKLASVRELDSLDSRSSDEEAEGKHGAKTELLQSVKNLEGLLKIKEMSEKELMETVKELQGQLLQNQENQRLLSLRCAKLDQLTKQKEDVESKLEERYSQVEQLQKEKESSEEEYQEQIKMLLDEIKERDEAHSQLEAINKDLLQKIGDMEESRTSLESKTAKLKMDMEERVDSELKLKKQCSDLEKTVRDWEHFEQQLNEQFKRVESKQNGKIKNLRKQVEEKDKTLKETLQEMEELKKSIKDAESQLHERQHISPEILKEKKQLEAELSRMAEAEINKAGFIVKMRSRFEMELNEKNKELEDFKDEIESLNEEVGQLREQQRQQNEAERKLQERSKMLEELMEDLQEGETKVLQEKIARMEKLINMKEETEEKLQARISKQESLLKEMEETERRLAQRNEEMGVKQRGMNEELHRWKTKCSSLEKFEREVKFETKCQRDRIKELEVAKTNLEVQLQKKISEFDELGLLKKKEQANVTAELNKKIEELKFKESVCQVAKQNLETQLKKRMKEFEISEVNVKSLRTKLEEALEEKQCGIRKVEITMRQEKKALETQLAKESQLVISLEGMVKEESQLSLTLKGELHTKEATLKLLQEEHSMLLARIQALEQNTCNCKLEHNCLLNCYYSDVETQRGYGYYDRCSKDEFNKRFYTLFSSGP